The sequence below is a genomic window from Sulfurospirillum oryzae.
TTTGAGGTTATGAACGGCATGAATTTGTTTCATCGCCTCTTCGATCACAAAACATTTGTGAAGTTTGATACCATCTTTTGCAGCAAAAGAGGCTAGTCTTTCGGTGTTTGTGCCAATGGCAAAAATAGTTACATGTAAAGGTTTCATAAAATCAAAAAGCTCTTGAAGATCAACGCCTTTGTCATCGCCACCTAAGACAATGAGAATTTCATCGTTTTTATAGCGTTTAAGTGCTTCTATTGTCGCATCAACATTGGTTCCTTTTGAGTCATCGACCCAAAGGCGACCTTGTTTATCGCGAAATTCTTCGATTTTGTAGTGATCAATTTTAAAGGTATTAAGCAGATCATAATCGACGGTGTCTAAAAGAACTTTTTGTGCACTCATGGCAAGAACGGCATCGAGCAAAAACGGCGTTTTAAAGCTTACTTTTGTGATGTCTATGTTCATTTGTGCTGCCAAGTCTTCTTCATTGTCATACGCGATCACATGGGCTAAGGTTTGAGTGTTTGCAAACGCTTTTGGCAAAATTGCAACACTACCTTCACGCATACGTGAAAGCGGTGAAAGTTTTGCCTCGATGTATGCTTCCATAGTTCCATGCCATGTTAAATGGTCTGGTTTAATGGGAAGAAGCAGGTAAATGTCTGGAGCTGTTACTTTCGTGTAGTGAAAGGTAAAAGAGCTGGTCTCTAATATCCAAATGGGTGCTTTTTCACTGAGTTCTGCTAAGGGTGTACCGATGTTGCCACCCGCAAGTGCTCCTTGCTTTTGCAAAAGAAACTCACACATTTGTGTGGTGGTGGTTTTACCATTGGTTCCGCTGATCCAAATGCTAAAAGGCATCTGTTCTTTAAAGAAGTCATATTCGCTGACCACATTGCGTGCTTTTTGAATCAAAGGATGATGTGCGGGAAAGCCTGGGCTTGGGATCTCTACATCACTTGTCGTTGGATCAAACTCTGAGGGAGGCAATAAGAGGTTGCCAAATGCATCTGTCTCTTTACATGTAAAGCCATCGTCAAAAATTTGACATTGTCCTGCGAAGCGTTTTGCTATCGCTTTGGTTGTTTTTCCGTGTCCAAAAAGTGTTATCATCTGAGTTTCAATGCTGTAAGTGCTAAAAGATTTGACATGAGAGCAATAATCCAAAATCTCACGATAATCTTGTTTTCTGGCCAACCCTTCACCTCAAAGTGATGGTGGATCGGCGCCATAAGGAAGATACGTTTTTTACGCGTTTTAAAACTTCCCACTTGTAAAATAACCGAAACCGTTTCAAGTACAAATACAAAACCAATTAAAAGAAGTAAAATCTCATTCTTAGAGATAATCGCCATATAGCCGATAAATGCGCCAATACTAAGGCTTCCACTATCACCCATGAAGATTTCCGCTGGGTAGCAGTTAAACCATAAAAAGCCTACCAATGAGCCCATGACCGCTGTTGCAACGACCACTACCTCGCCACTACCGCCTACTTTTGGAAGCAAAAGATAGCTGCTTAA
It includes:
- the murD gene encoding UDP-N-acetylmuramoyl-L-alanine--D-glutamate ligase; translation: MITLFGHGKTTKAIAKRFAGQCQIFDDGFTCKETDAFGNLLLPPSEFDPTTSDVEIPSPGFPAHHPLIQKARNVVSEYDFFKEQMPFSIWISGTNGKTTTTQMCEFLLQKQGALAGGNIGTPLAELSEKAPIWILETSSFTFHYTKVTAPDIYLLLPIKPDHLTWHGTMEAYIEAKLSPLSRMREGSVAILPKAFANTQTLAHVIAYDNEEDLAAQMNIDITKVSFKTPFLLDAVLAMSAQKVLLDTVDYDLLNTFKIDHYKIEEFRDKQGRLWVDDSKGTNVDATIEALKRYKNDEILIVLGGDDKGVDLQELFDFMKPLHVTIFAIGTNTERLASFAAKDGIKLHKCFVIEEAMKQIHAVHNLKTVALLSPAAASLDQFKSYAHRGDRFKELALA